A single region of the Gemmatimonadota bacterium genome encodes:
- a CDS encoding UMP kinase translates to MRYKRVLVKLSGGALSGQNPWGFDPSAIEYIASEVMKLHAVGVEVGIVAGGGNIFKGELGQDWGIERAEADNIGMIATVINSMMLRGALTSRGAGDVRVMTAIPINTVAEPYIRLRAVRHLEHGCIVLLAAGTGNPYVTTDYPSVLRALELRTEVLLSAKNGTDGIYTSDPRENPDARRYKVISYDSVIQHDLKVMDQTAVLLARDNGLPIHVFDFNSPGAMERICRGEDLGSLITRGTDQFA, encoded by the coding sequence GTGCGTTACAAACGAGTATTGGTCAAACTCAGCGGCGGTGCGCTATCGGGTCAAAATCCCTGGGGATTCGATCCTTCCGCCATCGAGTACATTGCCAGCGAGGTCATGAAGCTCCATGCCGTGGGTGTCGAGGTGGGCATCGTGGCGGGCGGTGGCAACATATTCAAGGGCGAACTGGGTCAGGACTGGGGCATCGAGCGGGCGGAGGCCGACAACATCGGCATGATCGCGACCGTGATCAACAGCATGATGCTCCGGGGCGCTCTGACCTCGCGCGGTGCGGGCGACGTCCGGGTCATGACCGCCATCCCCATCAACACCGTGGCCGAACCCTATATCCGGCTCCGGGCCGTCCGGCATCTGGAGCACGGCTGCATTGTACTCCTCGCCGCCGGCACCGGGAATCCGTACGTGACCACGGACTATCCTTCGGTACTACGCGCCCTGGAACTCCGGACCGAAGTCCTGCTTTCGGCCAAGAACGGCACCGACGGGATCTATACGAGCGATCCCCGGGAAAACCCGGACGCCCGCAGGTACAAGGTCATCAGCTACGACTCGGTCATCCAGCACGATCTCAAGGTCATGGACCAGACGGCCGTGCTGTTGGCCCGCGACAACGGGCTGCCGATTCACGTTTTCGACTTCAACTCGCCCGGCGCCATGGAACGGATCTGCCGTGGCGAGGACCTCGGCAGCCTCATCACAAGGGGGACGGACCAGTTCGCCTGA
- a CDS encoding NADH:flavin oxidoreductase: MPKHFRYRSIEDLQQDIDRLGLNEDIPLTEDLDPLWRPIRFGDRTIGNSMAVHPMEGCDGHLDGSPDELVFRRWRLFGEGGAKLIWGEATAVTEEARANTRQLWLHDGNAASFEALLAQTREAHRAVHGRDDDLVIGLQLTCSGRYSYRKPLIAFHDPAADPVTLVDKKRKIPVTPDYPVLTDAELGRVEDALVNTAVLAWKLGFDFVDIKQCHRYLLSELLAARLRDGDYGGSLENRTRLVRNVIGRIREETKDELPLATRMNVYDGIPYTTDPDTGTGTPRAPYPVPYLSGFGVDTDDPLREDLSEPVAVAGLLKEAGIGMINATMGSPYYNPHVGRPAERSPVDGYDAPEHPLFGVARHFRAAAALCAAHPELHIVGTGYSWLQKYMVNAGAANIRDGRVTVMGSGRGALAYPDFAKDVAEHGEMIRKKSCITVSYCTALMRGKHNELGQFAVGCVPRDKIYADIYKEMLDTAPEP, from the coding sequence ATGCCGAAGCATTTTCGCTACCGTTCGATCGAGGATCTGCAACAGGATATCGATCGCCTCGGATTGAACGAAGATATCCCGCTGACCGAGGACCTCGATCCGCTCTGGCGCCCCATCCGGTTCGGGGACCGCACGATCGGCAACTCCATGGCCGTGCACCCCATGGAGGGATGCGACGGGCACCTGGACGGCTCGCCCGACGAGCTGGTATTCCGCCGGTGGAGGCTGTTTGGCGAGGGCGGGGCCAAACTGATCTGGGGAGAGGCCACGGCCGTGACGGAGGAAGCCCGTGCGAATACCCGGCAACTCTGGTTGCACGATGGCAACGCCGCGTCCTTCGAGGCGCTGCTCGCGCAGACCCGCGAGGCCCACCGGGCCGTCCATGGCCGCGATGACGACCTGGTGATCGGGCTGCAGCTGACCTGCTCGGGTCGTTACAGTTACCGGAAACCGCTGATCGCTTTCCACGATCCCGCCGCCGATCCGGTCACCCTCGTGGACAAGAAGCGCAAGATACCGGTCACCCCGGACTACCCGGTGCTGACGGACGCCGAACTCGGCCGGGTGGAAGATGCCCTCGTAAATACCGCGGTCCTGGCCTGGAAACTGGGATTCGACTTTGTGGACATCAAGCAGTGCCATCGCTACCTGCTTTCCGAACTCCTGGCCGCACGGCTCCGGGACGGCGATTACGGCGGGAGTCTCGAGAACCGGACGCGGCTTGTCCGGAACGTGATCGGACGCATTCGCGAAGAAACGAAGGACGAACTGCCGTTGGCAACCCGGATGAACGTATACGACGGCATACCGTACACCACCGACCCGGATACGGGCACAGGCACGCCCCGCGCACCTTACCCCGTACCCTACCTCTCCGGATTCGGCGTGGACACGGACGATCCGCTGCGGGAGGACCTGTCGGAACCGGTCGCGGTGGCCGGCCTGCTCAAGGAGGCCGGGATCGGGATGATCAACGCCACCATGGGAAGCCCCTACTACAATCCCCACGTGGGCCGTCCGGCCGAGAGATCGCCGGTGGACGGCTACGATGCCCCCGAACATCCCCTGTTCGGCGTCGCGCGGCACTTCCGCGCGGCCGCCGCCCTCTGCGCGGCGCATCCGGAACTCCACATCGTGGGTACCGGGTACAGCTGGCTGCAGAAGTACATGGTCAACGCGGGCGCGGCGAATATCCGCGACGGCCGGGTCACCGTCATGGGATCGGGCAGAGGCGCGTTGGCCTATCCCGATTTTGCGAAAGACGTGGCCGAGCACGGCGAAATGATCCGAAAGAAGAGCTGTATCACGGTCAGTTACTGCACCGCCCTGATGCGCGGGAAGCACAACGAACTCGGCCAGTTCGCCGTCGGATGCGTGCCGCGGGACAAGATTTACGCGGACATCTACAAGGAGATGCTGGATACAGCGCCTGAACCGTAG